The Haloplanus natans DSM 17983 DNA segment CCTCGACGAACTGGCGACGGTCACGGTGGAGTCGGCGACGGCGGACCTACCTCCCGACCACCGCGACGCGGTGGCCGACGCCATCGAGGAGGGGTTCGAGACGGCGAAATCGGGGGTTCGTGGCATGAACCTCGACATGCAGGTGGTCAACGACACGTACCTGCACTCCTACTCTCAGGACCTGTACGAGGAGATCGAGGCGTCGCGGGAGTTGCGCGAGGAGATCGCCGACTCCATCGACGAAGTGCAGACCGAGGCGGCGAATGCAACCAAGCGAATGACACAGATCGATCACCTCGTCGACGAGCAGTCCGAGGGGACGGCCGACCTGTCGGGCGAGATCGCGGATCTGAGTGCGACCATCGAGGAGATCGCGGCGACGACGGACGACGTGGCCGACACGAGCGAGGAGGCCCGCGAAGCCGCCGCGACGGGCGACGACGCCGCCGCCGGCGCGATGGCGGCGATGGAGCGCGTCGAGGCGAAACAGACCGACATCGGCGAGGACGTGGAGGCGCTGGTCGACGCCATCGACGAGGTGGAAGGCATCGTCGAGGTGATCAACGACATCGCGAACCAGACGAACATCCTCGCCCTGAACGCCTCCATCGAGGCGGCGCGGGCGGGCGAGGCCGGCGACGGCTTCGCCGTCGTCGCCAACGAGGTCAAAAGTCTCGCGGAGGACACCCAGGAGCAGGCGAGTCGCGTCGAGGACATCATCGGCGAGGTGACGGAGCGTATCGACGACACGGCGGACAGCCTCGACGAGGCGGACGAGGCCATCGACCACGGCGCGGCCCGCGTCGACGAGACGCAGGCGGCCTTAGAGAGCATCGTGGACTCCGTGGAGTCAGTGGCGACGGGCATCGAGGAGGTGGCGGCGGCCACCGACGAACAGGCCGCGTCGAGTTCGGAACTGTCCAACATGGTCGACGATATCGCCGCCCGCGCCGACGAGGTGACCGACGAAGTGGCCGAGGCCCTCGAGAGCGTCCGCTCGCAGTCCCGGCAGATCACGGTCATCGACGACGCCGTCGGCGACCTCGGCTCGACCGAGGCGGTCGACCTGACGGCCGTCACCGACGCCAGCCGAAGCGGGAGCGCGTGGGCAACTGACGGGGGGCCCCGGGCCGACGGCGGCATTCCTGCCGCCCTGCGCGACGAGTTGCCGGACGGGATGCCCGACGCGGTGCTCGAAGGGATGGACGAGGCGACGCTTCGGAAGATTGCCCAAAGCGGCGCGGACCGGCCGTTCTGAGCCGGACTCCGGCGTTCGAGTGACGTACCGGATGGGTTTTCAATCGCGTCGACCCAACGGTGGCCAATGGACAGACGGACGGCGCTGGTTGCGCTCGGATCGGTGCTCCCGACCGGTGGGTTAGCTGGCTGTCTCGGCGGCGCGGATCGGCCGGAGCCGGTCGATCTCTCGGGCGGCAAGGCGGACGATCAGGGCGGCATGATCGTCGGCAAACACGGCGGCCCAAACGGGCAGATATTCTACGCGGACAACAGCCCGGACGGGCACGACAATCCGGCGTGGTTCCACACGCTCGCGTTCGGCCTGTTTCGGTACTACTTCCGACACGAGCGACGCGGCTGGGAGGCAACGGCAATCTACGTCACCGACTACT contains these protein-coding regions:
- a CDS encoding globin-coupled sensor protein, which codes for MSSLADGQSIGIGDTSTEQLATEIGLTDEEIAWRKDFLGFTDEDAERLESLREVVDAREDDLVDAFLDPIHEHDRTEEILDRSPRDEAALRRIVSGYFRMLTGGQYDREYFKHRTRIGSLHDRLDMPLHYFGGMFGNLINTVLDELATVTVESATADLPPDHRDAVADAIEEGFETAKSGVRGMNLDMQVVNDTYLHSYSQDLYEEIEASRELREEIADSIDEVQTEAANATKRMTQIDHLVDEQSEGTADLSGEIADLSATIEEIAATTDDVADTSEEAREAAATGDDAAAGAMAAMERVEAKQTDIGEDVEALVDAIDEVEGIVEVINDIANQTNILALNASIEAARAGEAGDGFAVVANEVKSLAEDTQEQASRVEDIIGEVTERIDDTADSLDEADEAIDHGAARVDETQAALESIVDSVESVATGIEEVAAATDEQAASSSELSNMVDDIAARADEVTDEVAEALESVRSQSRQITVIDDAVGDLGSTEAVDLTAVTDASRSGSAWATDGGPRADGGIPAALRDELPDGMPDAVLEGMDEATLRKIAQSGADRPF
- a CDS encoding nitrous oxide reductase accessory protein NosL; protein product: MDRRTALVALGSVLPTGGLAGCLGGADRPEPVDLSGGKADDQGGMIVGKHGGPNGQIFYADNSPDGHDNPAWFHTLAFGLFRYYFRHERRGWEATAIYVTDYSSLDYELTERDGRLYMPAPTAAETFGDATAMTYVMESAVYGGMGPELHPFSAAEDARAFVEEYGGRTVTFDDVTPPLISEYTSR